One stretch of Variovorax sp. 54 DNA includes these proteins:
- a CDS encoding ribonuclease HI family protein produces MTVAAPERLPPWVVHCDGSAMPNPGRMGVGVVITQPDGIRHTFSQATHTTGCNNEAELRALTLALRELQARGATAVQAYSDNSTLVEQLSGAADVRPIARMAPLFDEARTLLQGFDEAHVQWIPRHRNAEADALARAALGFGPKPPAKAWKKRR; encoded by the coding sequence ATGACCGTTGCCGCGCCGGAGCGCCTTCCCCCGTGGGTCGTCCATTGCGACGGCAGTGCCATGCCGAACCCTGGACGCATGGGCGTCGGCGTCGTCATCACCCAGCCCGACGGCATCCGCCACACCTTCTCGCAGGCCACGCACACCACGGGCTGCAACAACGAAGCCGAGTTGCGGGCGCTCACGCTCGCACTGCGCGAGTTGCAGGCGCGCGGCGCCACGGCCGTGCAGGCCTACAGCGACAACAGCACGCTGGTCGAGCAGTTGAGCGGCGCTGCCGACGTGCGGCCGATCGCGCGCATGGCGCCGCTGTTCGACGAAGCGCGCACGCTGCTGCAGGGCTTCGACGAAGCGCACGTGCAATGGATTCCGCGCCACCGCAACGCCGAGGCCGACGCGCTCGCGCGGGCCGCGCTGGGCTTCGGGCCGAAGCCGCCCGCCAAGGCCTGGAAGAAGCGGCGCTAG
- a CDS encoding SAM-dependent methyltransferase, which yields MPQDIAFAIRWVERGLVPDAVVRRGIRRLLRERLTELHAGNALAAAELTQDFVAGMGAAHLAPLPEKANEQHYEVPAAFFGEVLGQHRKYSSCYWPEGTRTLEEAEAAALAATCERAGLANGQDVLELGCGWGSLTLWMAERYPGSRITALSNSQSQRAYIEAQAAQRGLGNVRVLTQDINRFDTDQRFDRVVSVEMFEHLRNWPQAFANVARWLRPQGRFFMHVFAHREAPYPFEVRDASDWMSRYFFSGGMMPSDDLALYCQDDLRLLRRWRWAGNHYQRTAEAWLRNMDERRDALRPLFQATYGADAGLWWTRWRLFFMSVAELFGFEQGQRWWVSHYLFEPRRA from the coding sequence ATGCCGCAGGACATTGCATTCGCCATCCGCTGGGTCGAACGGGGCCTGGTGCCCGACGCCGTGGTGCGCCGGGGCATCCGCCGCCTGCTGCGCGAGCGGCTGACCGAACTGCACGCCGGCAACGCATTGGCGGCGGCCGAGCTGACGCAGGACTTTGTCGCCGGCATGGGCGCGGCGCACCTGGCGCCGCTGCCCGAGAAGGCCAACGAGCAGCACTACGAGGTGCCGGCCGCCTTCTTCGGCGAGGTGCTGGGCCAGCACCGCAAGTACAGCAGCTGCTATTGGCCCGAAGGCACGCGCACGCTCGAAGAGGCCGAGGCCGCCGCACTGGCCGCGACCTGCGAGCGCGCCGGACTGGCCAACGGGCAGGACGTGCTGGAACTGGGCTGCGGCTGGGGTTCGCTCACGCTGTGGATGGCCGAGCGCTACCCGGGCAGCCGGATCACGGCGCTGTCGAATTCGCAGTCGCAGCGCGCCTACATCGAGGCGCAGGCGGCGCAGCGCGGGCTGGGCAACGTGCGGGTGCTCACGCAGGACATCAACCGCTTCGACACCGACCAGCGCTTCGACCGCGTGGTGTCGGTCGAGATGTTCGAGCACCTGCGCAACTGGCCGCAGGCCTTCGCCAATGTGGCGCGCTGGCTGCGGCCGCAGGGGCGCTTCTTCATGCACGTGTTCGCGCACCGCGAGGCGCCGTATCCCTTCGAGGTGCGCGATGCGAGCGACTGGATGAGTCGCTACTTTTTCTCGGGCGGCATGATGCCCAGTGACGACCTCGCGCTGTACTGCCAGGACGACCTGCGCCTGCTGCGCCGCTGGCGCTGGGCCGGCAACCACTACCAGCGCACGGCCGAGGCCTGGCTGCGCAACATGGACGAGCGGCGCGACGCGCTGCGTCCGCTGTTCCAGGCCACCTACGGCGCGGACGCCGGCCTGTGGTGGACGCGCTGGCGGCTGTTCTTCATGTCGGTGGCGGAGCTCTTCGGCTTCGAGCAGGGGCAGCGCTGGTGGGTGAGCCACTACCTGTTCGAGCCGCGTCGCGCATGA
- a CDS encoding aromatic ring-hydroxylating dioxygenase subunit alpha: MFIKNTWYVAAWDHELTTQGLFARTLIGVPVLMYRKDDGEIVAMEDRCCHRGAPLSVGRREGNCVRCMYHGLKFDASGQCIEAPAQKRIPIQARVRTFPVVQRHRWVWIWMGAPDKADPALIPDTPWLDDPHWRSLDGYIHYDVNYLLICDNLLDFSHLPFVHPTTLGGSADYAAAQPKVERIDHGVRITRWALDTEPPPFARAVKDWGSRVDRWNIYNFTLPAILLMDSGMAPTGQGAAEGNREGAIEFRGCQAITPETENSTHYFFAHPHNFAIDQPEVTHSIHQAVVDAFDEDRDIITAQQKSLALAPGFKMMAFGIDAALNQFRWIVSRRLEEEALEEAAARPAPAAAPEPAGA, translated from the coding sequence ATGTTCATCAAAAATACCTGGTACGTGGCTGCTTGGGACCACGAGCTCACGACGCAGGGCCTGTTCGCCCGCACCCTCATCGGCGTGCCCGTTCTCATGTACCGCAAGGACGACGGCGAGATCGTCGCTATGGAAGACCGCTGCTGCCACCGCGGCGCGCCCCTCTCGGTGGGGCGGCGGGAAGGCAACTGCGTGCGCTGCATGTACCACGGCCTGAAGTTCGACGCCTCGGGCCAGTGCATCGAGGCGCCGGCCCAGAAGCGCATTCCCATCCAGGCCAGGGTGCGCACCTTTCCCGTGGTGCAACGCCATCGCTGGGTCTGGATCTGGATGGGCGCGCCCGACAAGGCCGACCCGGCGCTGATCCCCGACACGCCCTGGCTCGACGATCCGCACTGGCGCAGCCTGGACGGCTACATCCACTACGACGTCAACTACCTGCTGATCTGCGACAACCTGCTGGACTTTTCCCACCTGCCTTTCGTGCACCCGACCACGCTGGGCGGCAGTGCGGACTACGCCGCCGCCCAGCCCAAGGTCGAACGCATCGACCACGGCGTGCGCATCACCCGCTGGGCCCTCGACACCGAGCCTCCGCCGTTCGCCCGGGCGGTGAAGGACTGGGGCAGCAGGGTCGACCGATGGAACATCTACAACTTCACCCTCCCCGCCATCCTGCTGATGGACTCCGGCATGGCGCCCACCGGCCAGGGCGCCGCTGAAGGCAACCGCGAGGGCGCGATCGAGTTTCGCGGCTGCCAGGCCATCACGCCCGAGACGGAAAACTCCACCCACTACTTCTTCGCGCACCCTCACAACTTCGCCATCGACCAACCCGAGGTCACGCACTCGATCCACCAGGCCGTGGTGGACGCCTTCGACGAAGACCGCGACATCATCACCGCGCAGCAAAAGAGCCTGGCGCTGGCGCCCGGCTTCAAGATGATGGCCTTCGGCATCGACGCCGCGCTGAACCAGTTCCGCTGGATCGTCTCGCGCCGCTTGGAAGAAGAGGCGCTCGAAGAAGCGGCAGCGCGCCCGGCTCCCGCGGCAGCGCCCGAACCCGCCGGGGCCTGA
- a CDS encoding DUF3297 family protein, producing MTEEATSKPALPDHLSTDPRSPHHIPAIFEHPIGIRFNGKDRLDVEEYCISEGWIKVPAGRTLDRKGYPLLIKLKGAVEVYYRD from the coding sequence ATGACCGAAGAAGCCACCTCCAAGCCCGCATTGCCCGATCACCTCTCGACCGATCCGCGCAGCCCGCACCACATTCCCGCCATTTTCGAGCACCCCATCGGCATCCGCTTCAACGGCAAGGACCGCCTGGACGTCGAGGAATACTGCATCAGCGAAGGCTGGATCAAGGTGCCCGCCGGCCGCACGCTGGACCGCAAGGGCTATCCGCTGCTGATCAAGCTCAAAGGTGCTGTCGAGGTGTACTACCGCGATTGA
- a CDS encoding LysR family transcriptional regulator: MHAENLDLNLLAVFDAMFREANVTKAAQGLGLTQSAMSHALNRLRAFFDDPLFVKVGSRMEPTRKAEGMRAAVVEVMSTVRQQILAGARFEPALARRTFTLCMTDMGELVFLPPLLERFKKEAPGCSLRTLQVPLEQVEGLLASGEADLAVGSIRAAPEGLFHQRLFLHSFVTIASARNKDIGATLTRERFESMRHVVVSLTGHSAESYDKVLEDQGIRRTVAVMTPHFLMVPLLMDQHPDLLATVPRELAEVFSRLGTVRMFEPPVPVPQFQLNQHWHPRFHHDPAVVWLRDVMKHTFEHYPHITTQAASPARKRVRTKPR, from the coding sequence ATGCATGCGGAAAACCTCGACCTGAACCTGCTGGCGGTCTTCGACGCGATGTTTCGCGAGGCCAACGTCACGAAGGCCGCGCAAGGCCTCGGGCTGACGCAGAGCGCGATGAGCCATGCACTCAACCGGCTGCGCGCTTTTTTCGACGACCCGTTGTTCGTCAAGGTCGGCAGCCGCATGGAACCCACGCGCAAGGCCGAGGGCATGCGCGCGGCGGTGGTCGAGGTGATGTCCACCGTGCGCCAGCAGATCCTGGCCGGCGCCCGCTTCGAGCCTGCGCTGGCGCGGCGCACCTTCACCCTGTGCATGACCGACATGGGCGAACTGGTGTTCCTGCCTCCGCTGCTCGAGCGCTTCAAGAAGGAGGCGCCCGGATGCTCGCTGCGCACGCTGCAGGTGCCGCTCGAGCAGGTCGAAGGGCTGCTCGCCTCGGGCGAGGCCGACCTGGCGGTGGGGTCCATCCGCGCGGCGCCCGAGGGGCTGTTTCATCAGCGCCTGTTCCTGCACTCCTTCGTGACCATCGCCAGCGCGCGGAACAAGGACATCGGCGCCACCCTGACGCGCGAGCGCTTCGAATCGATGCGACATGTCGTGGTCTCGCTCACCGGCCATTCGGCGGAGAGCTACGACAAGGTGCTGGAAGACCAGGGCATCCGCCGCACCGTGGCCGTGATGACGCCTCACTTCCTGATGGTGCCGCTCCTGATGGACCAGCATCCGGATCTGCTGGCGACCGTGCCGCGCGAGCTGGCGGAGGTTTTTTCCCGCCTGGGCACGGTGCGCATGTTCGAGCCGCCGGTGCCCGTGCCCCAGTTTCAGCTCAACCAGCACTGGCATCCGCGCTTTCATCACGATCCGGCCGTGGTCTGGCTGCGCGATGTGATGAAACATACCTTCGAGCACTATCCGCACATCACCACGCAGGCTGCTTCCCCGGCCAGGAAGAGGGTCCGAACCAAGCCGCGTTGA
- a CDS encoding DUF4124 domain-containing protein, whose product MRSPIFLFVSLLWLVAAAPVAQAEVVRCTDADGRIVYTDGTCPSGTKQSRQLRIDEPPPVPPRAPSDEAEPRRPNYAAPSAPPSQPAPAGPAIIPRYPVGEAPAVDPAPTYIWGGDPYYGPPRPGYHPRPPRPPHDPGPPPGQRPCNLAGIKRSNC is encoded by the coding sequence ATGCGCTCACCCATCTTCCTTTTCGTTTCACTGCTCTGGCTTGTCGCGGCCGCGCCGGTCGCGCAGGCGGAGGTGGTGCGCTGCACCGACGCCGACGGCCGCATCGTCTACACCGACGGCACCTGCCCGTCGGGCACCAAGCAGTCGCGGCAGTTGCGGATCGACGAGCCGCCGCCCGTACCGCCGCGTGCCCCCAGCGATGAAGCCGAGCCTCGCCGGCCGAACTACGCGGCACCGTCCGCACCGCCGTCGCAGCCCGCGCCCGCGGGGCCGGCGATCATTCCGCGCTACCCGGTGGGCGAGGCGCCCGCGGTCGATCCGGCGCCGACCTACATCTGGGGCGGCGATCCGTACTACGGCCCGCCGCGCCCCGGGTACCACCCCCGGCCGCCGCGTCCGCCGCACGACCCCGGGCCGCCGCCCGGTCAGCGGCCTTGCAATCTTGCGGGCATCAAGCGCAGCAACTGCTGA
- a CDS encoding DUF1295 domain-containing protein — protein sequence MSTVQIALAGLGWTAVVAVLTWLVSLLRHDASLVDRVWSACIAGAGFVYLALLPVVGARGSWLAVLAGAWALRLGVFITWRNWGHGEDRRYQAIRERNAPHFRWKSLYLVFGLQAVLAWVVSAPLFVGMAAVPTSLGWLDMVGIALALCGMGFEAVADAQMARFRTDPANRGQVMDRGLWRYSRHPNYFGEACVWWGLWLIAVAGAGWAGAWSAVSPVLMTWLLLRVSGVRMLEADIGERRPAYREYIARTPAFVPGPRRRSVDEWA from the coding sequence ATGAGCACTGTGCAGATCGCGCTCGCGGGGCTCGGCTGGACCGCTGTGGTGGCGGTGTTGACCTGGCTTGTCAGCCTGCTGCGGCACGATGCGAGCCTGGTCGACCGCGTGTGGTCCGCCTGCATTGCGGGCGCGGGCTTCGTGTACCTGGCGCTGCTGCCGGTGGTCGGCGCGCGTGGGTCGTGGCTGGCGGTGCTCGCGGGGGCGTGGGCGTTGCGGCTGGGCGTGTTCATCACGTGGCGCAACTGGGGTCACGGCGAAGACCGCCGCTACCAGGCGATCCGTGAACGCAACGCGCCGCACTTCAGATGGAAGAGCCTGTACCTCGTGTTCGGGCTGCAGGCGGTGCTGGCGTGGGTCGTGTCGGCGCCGCTGTTCGTGGGCATGGCGGCGGTGCCCACGTCACTGGGCTGGCTCGACATGGTGGGCATCGCGCTGGCGTTGTGCGGCATGGGTTTCGAGGCCGTGGCCGATGCGCAGATGGCGCGCTTTCGCACCGACCCGGCGAACCGCGGGCAGGTGATGGACCGCGGGCTCTGGCGCTACAGCCGGCACCCGAACTACTTCGGCGAGGCCTGCGTCTGGTGGGGGCTGTGGTTGATCGCCGTGGCCGGCGCGGGCTGGGCCGGGGCGTGGAGCGCGGTGTCGCCGGTGCTCATGACCTGGCTGCTGCTGCGTGTGTCGGGCGTGCGCATGCTCGAGGCCGACATCGGCGAGCGGCGACCCGCGTACCGCGAGTACATCGCGCGCACGCCGGCCTTCGTGCCGGGGCCGCGGCGGCGGTCCGTCGACGAGTGGGCGTGA